AAAGTTCTCCTGACACTTCTTCTACTTTTTTCGACATTTTTTGTTGTCGGAAAAagtcaattttcttgtagtgatattAATAATCTTTCTTCAAAGTCGAAAGATTGAATCTCTACTCATTTCTAcacaataatagtaataataatatatataaatcaaagtaAAGGTGAATTAAGTTTAGAgaataaataaattacataGATCTGATTCGTAATAATCTCTTAAGAGACCTAGTATGAGTTAGAATAAATCAATTTGATCTACTAAAatcatatattttgaaaaaaaaaaaaaaacaatacaaatgacacaacttggaTTATCTAAATTGAGTTAAATAGCTTAGTTCTACATTTGTTTAAGCAGAGAAGACAAGATCCAACACTCCtaatatctattaattataTGCTTATAGCCATAATCAACCAAAGgaaaaaacaaaccaaaaaacaacaaacaaaacaaagtgGATTTAGACTAATTATTGCAATGTTAGCTATATCTTTGCTTAATTTGCAAACATAAACCTACCCAATCAAGTGCTTCTCCAATCACATTTAGCCATAATTGATGGCTTTACTCTTTTATAAATTTCTCTTTCCATTTTTCTAGATTCTTTTTAATCGAAAATAAATATCTTAACCACCTGATCTATGTTATTAAGTTTCGAAGTGAAATGAAGACTTagacatatattttataattaatttgattaatttttttcctctcaataaatatataaaataagtgAAGCTAAGAGACAAAATAAGAACATGCCTAACCTCTAGCACAATGcttccaaaaatcaaataatccAATGCTTTGTTTGGTCCATATCATTGTCCTCTTCCACTTCCCTTTTCAATCTTAGATTCTATCACTATTGAAATGCAAAGTCCAAACAAGCCCTCCAATACAAACAATAATACACACATTTATTTTGTCTAAACTTGAGCACATACCCCAAGAAAATAAgacctaaaaataatatataactctttttagtttgaaaaatgCATTTTAAAATAACTAAAGTCTTGtggatatttaaaattcaaatcttccttcaatatataaaaaagaacaGAGACAACTCAATTACCAAAAATTGGGTGTTTCCTAACTATATGAATGAGGAGCAAATTGATAATATATTCTTCTTAAAGTTcacaaaattgcattaaaaagttaaaaagatgtcaattttttttttctttcatgttgAAACTCatctataattattataaatgggatagaatgaaaaatcattctcttcctattttatttttgaatttccAATTTTGAGTCTAATGATACAACCACTTATCTTTTTCGTTcgatacttttaaattttatgttggATATTTAATACTTTAAATCCAATAGAAAGTATATACGTTCAAATGTTaaattctgtttttttttttttaaaaaaaacatgctcCAGGACTTTTAAATTACCACACAacaatatatatttcatattcgTATAAATTGACATATGACTATATATTTACGTGTGTTTTATGCTATCTTTCatttactttaaattaaaatagtaaGATCTCACATGAATTGTAAGTGTCTTTTAGTTTTTAActagtatatataaatatagtaaGAATGTGTAATTTTGTCCTTCCCGACAAATAAAGAATATCATAGGTGTTTGGTGTGTGATTAAGAAAAATTGTTAATGTAtccattaaatataaaattcaattttcggTCTAATAAAACCTTTGACATTTAACTTTGAATCTAATATCcccttgaattttaaaaatggtGAATAGGTCAAAGAccttttaaacataaaattgatatgtttacttattttttagatataaaattaactaTTCATGAACTAATTCATAACTTTAATCCTTTATTTAACTCATTTAATGGTTTAAATTTAGATAAGTCTTGAAATAAGTTTGAAGTTAATTTTAACCAAGTTGGTACAATTGAAACAATAATTTGCATCAAACAAAAGCCACAATGTCAATGACTTTCCAAACTTTATATATAGGGAAGTTTAGTAGATACtcttttttaagaaagaaagattAAGCCTAAACTAATAGTAGAGATTAATTTCAAGTTTCTTAAAAGTATAATGACTAAATTTAGATACCTAGATGTATAGAGACTAAGTCAAATCAAGTGTTTGataacgatttttttttttaattttgaaaattaagattgTAAACATTTTCTTTCAGTAAATTATGAACGTTATTCCAACGTATGTGTTTTCATGTGTTTGTTATAATaactttaaaattcaaataaggTTTTGAAaaactataaatataaatttgtaggccctatttgataattatttttttcaaaaaaaataataagcttataaatactactttctCTAATGAGtttatgttttgttatctatgttatactaatgttttaaaaaatcaagctaagttttgaaaaaatatattaaaaaaaacgttatcatttttaaaaatttggcaCTTGTGCATAAAATTATTGCAGAAAATTTGTAAGAAAACAAaagacaattttcaaaaacaaaaatcgattcacttatcatattaatatcaaattgttcaaaatataaaaatgttgatgaaaatatTGACATTTGAGATGGAAatttaacaccatctttatacaacttatttatttatttattttttggaaaaactTGGGTGCATCATAAGTTACATCTATCTTTGTATAACCTACTCAAATGCTCACTCACAAGTTATCATGTgatgaatttatcttttttaaaaaaataaaatttttaatatttttctaatttaaatccATATGGAAATGAGTACATGATACACCcaagttttattaaaaaaaatataataattgcAATGAATAATAGTTTCAGGtataagaaattttttaaagaattatgaACATAGTAAAGTTTATGtgtgatagacttttattaatCATATAGTCCATCGCTAATAGAGTTTGAAAACTAGGTTTAAAGtgtgctatatttataaatttcctttacagTGTGTTATGATTAATATATTAGACTTATTACTATATTTGCAATCCTccttataaaaaaagaaaaaaaaaattggtaagtTAATGCCACGTGGACTACAGCATATGTACCTTCAAGTTGCCCGCGAAGATGGTGAACCTCCTTTCGTATTATATGATATCAGTcctttttgaaagttcaaaaaatataaagtcagccacctctctctctctctcttctttctctctcctcACGCGCCTTAttcccctctctctctctctcacaataCTCACACCATTTTCACCGCTTCCACTCTCCTTCGGCAGTTACAACGGATCCCTATTCAATTTTTCTGACCAAAAAAAAACCCTCCGAAAGATTCTTTCTCTCTACACATTCACcaccatcttcatcttcatcttcttctccgtGATTTCCTCCTCGTTTCCCCGTTTTCTCCGCTCTATAGCTTTACTTCCTTCAATTCTTTCCTTCATTTTCATGAAACTTCCTCGGAGATGATTCGCCACAGCCACTACAACGTTGATCGGAGCTCCATTGAACGGTTGCCACTACGAGCAGGTTAGTTTTTcctcatttctttctctctctctctctctctctcttttgcaCTTACTTCGGATGTTCGAGAAACTCTTTTCATTAGAACGAGAAGTACttgtttgtgtttgtttttACTTAGTTCCTGGCCAATCAGTGCTTgaaatttgtttccattttgtTAGCGGTACTCAGTGAAGGGTAGATTTGTGTTTGGTTGACAAGAAAGAGCGGAAATCAAGAAACTATGAGATTTAGTTGTTAAATttggctttgttttttttttttttttcctttattgttttggtattttTTTCTGTTGAAGAAGATTTGTAGTTTTAAAGATTGATGTCAGTAGATCGTTGGATGAATGAAGAACGGGAACATGATGGAGACTTACTTTTTGGTTGTTGTGGAGTAAATATGATGCAATTTGTTGATTTCTTTGCTAGATTACCGCCTATTGTTTCGTTAAAGTAAATTCTGTAGTTGCTTTATGACTTTCTATAATTGTATGTGTATAATCGGTGCTCTTCATCATTGCTTCAGTTTCTTTCGGTTTGGCGTTTTCCAATTATGTTTTGTATCTTTCAAGAACACGAGTTTTatctttccttcttttttctttcatccGTTTTGATAGTTTGACACGCCTAGATGcaatttttccaaataaatgCTCTCCTCTAGCGTTCGCTTAAATCGTCATAGCTCTTTTTGTGACATCCAACTACTGGACTGTAGGTCTTGGTTGTTCAAATCAACTATGCGTCTCTGTTATTGAAAGTTCCTGCTATGTTGAACTTTGTTCCCTCTGCTATAGAATTTGTACCTTAAAATTTGTAGGATTAAGTTACAGGAAATAGTAAGAATGAGAAACAGAGAAACTTACCAACGATGGGCTCTGATTCCACTTCGTGCAGTAGTGGTGTTACAGAAGAAGACTCGGTATGCAAGTTTTATTCATGTTTTTTGTAGCTTATTATGTTTTTATATTAGAGAGATGCAAATAATTACAATGGTATGTAAAATTATTCTTATAGTTCACTCGTGAGCTGGGGTGGCGATCTTCTAAAGGCTCTTTTGGAGCTCCAGTGAAGAAATTATTAGCAGATGAAATGTTGAAAGAAACTGAAATAAAAAAGAGGTCACCTGGCGTTATTGCCAAATTGATGGGGCTTGATGGCATGCCTTCTACGAGGTGTGCTTATAATCGACAAAAATGTCCATCAGAGGGCTCTTCACCGAGGTGTATATCAAAGGAGAAGGTGGGAAGGAGGGGCACATATTTTGATGGTCAAATGACTCGGAGAAGCTCAAAGGATCAACAAGAATTTAAGGACGTCTTTGAGGTTTTGGAAACGTCAAAGACAGGGCAGAGTAGAAACCCAGATCAACGAACCCCAAATTTTGTGGTGACTGAATCAGAAATGGCATTCATTCGGCACAAGTTCTTGGATGCTAAGCGTTTATCAACTGATGAGAAGTCGCAAGATTCAAGGGAATTTCATGATGCACTTGATGCATTAGAGTCAAACCGAGATCTTCTACTGAAATTTCTACATCAACCAGGATCATTGTTCACTAGGCATCTGCATGATTTGCAAGATGCCGGCTCCTGTTCTAGTCGGGGTTGCTTACCTGCTATTGAATCATTGGACAACAGGAAGTGTGACTACCCTGGGTTTCGGGGCAACCCAGATTGGGGAACACCTCCAAAGAATAGTAGTAAATCAAATCACAATCAACGGGGTGGACATTCCAGCTACTCAGATAGTTCATTTTCCGCTCATTCTACAAAGTCTTCtaaaattttggaaagaaaTGATGAACTAGACCATCTTCCCACAAGAATTGTTGTTCTCAAACCCAATATTGGCAAAGTGCAAAATGCTAGAAATATTGTTTACCAATCTCATTCCTTTCAAGAATGTTCAGATCTTGGTGAGTTAAAAACTGTTGAAAGGACAAACAAGGAATTTAGGGGGAAAAAGGACTCTCTAGATAAGAAAGTTGTATCTAGGCGTAGTTACAAAGAATCTAAAGAGATTCCTAATGGGAAAACCAGGCAGATGAGAAATGAAGTTAGTACGCCCCCAATGAATATAACATGCTCCAGTTTCCAAGGATATGCTGGGGACCAGAGTTCTTGCAGCTTGTCCGGAAATGAATCTGCAGAAGAACCAGTGGTGAGGACTGTGAATATAAAAAGTTCGTCCAACTTGAATATGGGATATCGGCAATCATCTTCACGTCATAAAGAATCATCCATCAGTAGGGAGGCAAAGAAACGACTCACTGCTAGGTGGAGATCCTCTCGGAACTCTGAGGATAAGGGAGTTGGTAGAGGCAGCACCCTGGCGGACATGCTAGCTGCCAATGCTAAGGAAGCTACACTTGCAGATTCGTATGCACAAATTACAAAGGGGTTCCCAGATAAATTCTCTAATGATGTGCAACCTGATAAGGAGGTTGAACCTTTAGGCATAAGTAGCAATGATGGCTGGAAAGATGAATGTAGCAAATTAACCAGGTCGAGATCTCTTCCTGCTTCATCAATTGGCTTTGGAAGCCCTAAAATAATGCACCGATCTCACAAGCAGCATCTAATCTCAAGAGAGCGTAAACAGGAAAATAATAAGGCTGTGAAAGTTAATTTTGATCAGAGGGAACGGCTACCATGCCAAAAACCGACATCCTCATTCAGGGACAGCAATGACATGCTAATGCAAACCCCAGGAAACCCGATTAGCATGAACACTTGCTCTCTTGACAATAGTTCATCTAAAATGGCTTCTACAGAGTTTGAGGCCTCCTGTTCCTATGTGGATAGAAGTCCAATTTCTCAAAGTGTTGAGGATGATGGAGATGCCTGCACAATGACGTTTCCTGAAACACCTGATCATTTGGAGTTGGAGACGTCGGAGTACATATCAAGAGTTGGAAATTCTTATGTTGACCACCAAGACAATGTAATACAAGAGGTTTGTCTTTACTTCTGTAGCTGATCTTTAATGCTTTTAgcatataaattaataacacTGTTACTTGCTGGCTGGCATGCAATCTCCCTTTTTATGTGATTAAATGTGAAATTATAAGTAAATGGTTTATCACTCTGGTAGTtctcaaatatattttgttgtaaGCTTGCAAGTTGCAGTTGCTTCATTTTTAAATAGTTCTCATTTATGGGATATTCTACTTGATTGACCACCAAGTCTAGATGTTATCTAAGCATTTTGATGGCTTTTCCAGTTCTGAATGTTTTATGATTTTGCAGGAAGGGGCATCTGTAGAAAGTCCAGCGCCTTTGCACAAATCTGTACCTGCGCTTGAATCTCCTGCTAGCTCGAAGGAGGCTGATCAACCAAGTCCAGTTTCAGTTCTGGAACCTGCTTTTGGTGATGATCTCTCCTCATGTTCTGAATGTTTTGAGAGTGTCAGTGCAGACCTCCAAGGTAGTTGCTATTTACATTGTATTtatttgtcctttttttttggATGGGGGCAGGGACAGTCTCTTATCCTTTTGTATCTTAACGGCTGATATTGAATGTCATTTTTATTTCTGTAAACATATTATCCCATTAAAAATCGAGCCAAAATCGTCCCTCTTGAATTCTATAATATGATGATATTCTAGGGAGTTTCTTTATCATCTTCCATGGCCtgagaaatttgatttcaacaAGAATCTTCATTCCTCTGCTATTCTTTTAAAGCCTTCTAACTTAGTCTCCCCATATTGATTCCAGGCCTTCGAATGCAGCTTCAGCTACTCAAGTTTGAATCCGAAGCATTCACTGAGCGACCAATGCTCGTATCCAGCGACGAAGATGCAACAGAATTAGCTTCTGAACTACCGGATGAGGAGGGGGTTCTGCTCAGAACAAATGATAGCTGGGAATtctcttatttacttgacatcTTGAACAATGCAGGCCTTAATGATAATGCCAAAGCAGGTGCCTTATTAGCAACCCTGCACACCTCCGATTGCCCCATCGATCCAAAGATGTTTGAGCAGCTTGAAGAAAAGCACAGCTTAGCTTCCTCAATGACACGGTCCGATCGGAGACTGCTTTTCGACCGCATAAACTCTGGAATCTTGACGATCGGGCAACAGTTCATCGACCCCCAGCCATGGGTGAGAAGGCCTTCAAAAACAAAGCTTGCCAGGAAGTGGATGATGAAGAATGAGCTCCAAAACAAACTCTGTAAGTTTCTTGACACCCAAATAGTTAAAAATGATGTAGTAGAGGAGGAGTCAGAATGGCAGGATTTAGGAGATGAAATTGATGTGATAGGTAAGGAAATTGAAATGTTGATGTTAAATGAGCTTTTAGCTGAAGTAGTCACAATGTGATATAGAGTTTTTGTTACTTTATGTCAAAAGGTCATAGCATCAAATGTGTAGATGAAATGGTGTGTTAACCACTCATTTTGTATGATGATTCAATAAATGGAATTAATGACCCTACTTCTCCGTTCTCACTCacgattgattttaaaaaggaaTCTTAATAGATGGTCCAAATCATTCTACTTATAATTTATATGAATATTAATTTGAGGCTATAAGTGGCAAAATCACCTTTCTCTTCCCAATGGTACAATCTTGGAGGTGGAACAAGCTTAGGTTACCGTTGCATTTTGATCCCAAAGCCTTCTATTTCAATAATACAAACAAAGTGCAATGAGTTGTCAGTATCTTGTTTACTTGAGTTGTACAATAGAAAATAACgattttcaaatattgaaataaatcattcttttctattttttttttcctagttTGCCGCATCGTGAGTAAGAATTGAGAGTACATAAATTGAACTTTATTCCGAGTATTCTTTGCTCGTTGCCTCCTCATTTTTCTCATCATAAATCACAATCCTTTTTTACATTAATTTCTAATAGAATATTCCAagattttttgcttttttttaaaaaaaaaaaaaaaaatctttatcaTCTGAAAATGGGTTTGATTTGCAACGTCAaccgagttttttttttcttatttattttaataatatagatAGTATTTGAGATTGAAATTAAGGCATTATTGTTCTTTGGAGATACAAAAATACTTTAGAAAAggacttgtattttattttcaaagtaAAATGTCCTTTTGTGAGGGACAATGATATGCGAATGGTCCAAGGAAACAGAAGGTGGGCCCAAAGAAGCAATCTCGATTCTACATCTCGACGCTTTATATCGCTCCACGTGGACTCCCGTTTAGTCGCCATCAATCTAACGGTGTTATTGTTAAGTCgtcattttgattcataatgGCGGTCTGCTGCAAAGACGTTGGGAAATTTTTCACTACTACGATTTTTTGCTGTTTCATTTATTGTGTGCTTcagcattttttttaaaaaaataattgttaccATACATACATTACCACATTATACTTCTTAATTTAGGCTTAGAATATTTCATATCTTTATTTTGTGTATATTTATCCATTTCATACTTTTTAATACACACTGAATAAAATACCAGAAATTTCACATGGTATTAGAACcaggtttttgagttttattattGTCAGACCATCGTTCAACCACTCTGCTCATAACCGTCGCACCACCTGCTCGCGGCCGTGTAGACTTCTTCGCCCAGTTCTTCGTCGGATTCTTCCTATCGCACACAGCTGTATTCAAATCTATTGTATGATTTGTCAGCATTAATGTAGAGTATGTTAATATTTATGAAGATAAATCTATAGTGTGAATAAATTGAGTATAACGCTCCCATAGTAATAGAAATTTTTCCAAAGATATTACACACTTACACCCAATTACACATGAGCATAAAGAACGACCCTGTACTTCTTCATGTGAAGAAAAATTATGAtatgaaatgaaaatgaacATAGAAAATGGATAACTAAATTCGACATAATTAGCAATAATTGACATGTGTTATCTTTTTCAAGGTTGGAGGTTCAAATTCTTATAATCTCATTtattgtactttaaaaaaacATAGAGAATGGATACGATGAGAAAACTAAAATGCGCTTGGTTTGACGAAAAAATGTCAATGTATTGAAGTAGTTTGAATATTACTTACATGAATGGATTATTGCATTGTTAACATCCTTTAAGAATAGCTTttctataatataatattttttctaaatagggtaaataattaatttcatggaTTTCTCCATTTAGttgttaaatattttaattggtgTTTTATGTAATTCTAGTCTCTAATTAAATGATGACATTTCATATCTATGGAAAGAAATCGACCGTTTATAATGAATCGTtggcaaatatatatatttcaacgATGAGTAGAAATGAGAATTCAAATATCCAATATCTTATTCAAATGTATAATgtcttaattaaattagtttatatatgcTTTGATCGGTaacaaaataacttatatgtatcgTACCTCTTTTTATCTATTCTTTTAATAGGATGTGCCTCTCAATTATTGAAATAAGGAAATCTctatgaaaaataaatgaataggcttttatttataattattgaattaataaagTCCCATCTATGAATGTAAAACCAACAGCTATAAGCCTATAAGAAAAAGggtaaaattactaaaattgagAAGGCAAAGAAAGGACTATTATTCCATATAATTGCGCCAAAACAAAAATGTAATATCCCAATGaaagatatttaaatcattcttATTGAAAAATATAAGGAAAGAGGGGCTTTATTTCCCAAATCATAAGTTTTTAATCAAgcttttaaacaaaacaaagcaACAACTGTCTTCAATGATTCATTGTACTCGAGAAATCTTTAATATGTACATTATTATCCATATTCATaacgattttgtttttaattttcacCGTAATAAATTTGTTTACTACAAGTTTTTAGATCATGTTTAAAGATTTATAAAAAACTTTGActccgtttgataaccatttgatttttaatttttgtttttgaaaattaagcctacatcattcacatttcttacaataatctACAtcacaatggttgaattcttagctaaattccaaaaagaaaaaacaactttttgaaaattacttttttagttatctaaatttggtttggttttttaaaccaccgatgaaaagtaaataacaaatgaagaaatttagagataaaagtaatatctaaatttaattttaaaaaataaaatagttatcaaacggagCTTTAATTTTTTCAACTTATAACTGGGAGTGTCGAAGCATTTCTAGCAATTACAttattaaacaataaacataagcTCAAttatttagaaggaaaaaaaagaaagtaggAGATGAAATTGTTCAGGCTTTCTTCAATACATTTTGTTGATGAATAGGATTAGGGTTTGGTGTTGGTGTTGGGTCTGCATATGGCCAAAATTGGGCATTTTTGACCTTTGATACACTTTCCAACATACCCTCTGGTGTTATATTTCCCATTATTGTCACCTTTTTGGCTGCAAAATCAATATTGAATGAGTTCACTCCTGCATTTTCAAACCAATCATAAGTAAAACCGAGAATAGTTCAATTATTATAAAAGTGTGTTTTCTCGATTAAAATGTATGAGATTCTATCTAAAAGATTAAAGAACAAAAGAGTCactatataaatttgttttccAATTCCTATCGGGATTTGTAACTTTCTTAAGTACGTTGGTTGAGTTATTGACcaaattcaaaaaccaaaaacaaattttttaaaactactttttagGTCTCGTTTGATAATTCTTTGGTATTTcgacctctaaatttcttcatttgttatctactttttatcaatgatttaaaaaacaaattaaaatttgaaaactaaaaaaagtaacttttaaaagttgttattgtttttagaatttgactgagaattcaaccattgtatttaagaaaatctaaatcattgtaagaaattgggggtttaattttcaaaaataaaaaattaagaacaaaatgattaccaaacgatacttagtttttatatttttgcttggttttttaaaccattgataaaaagtaaataacaaaagaagaaatttggagaagaaagtaatgtctatagatttagttttcaaaaataaaaaactaaatgaaatggttatcaaatgtgACCAAActccgtttggtaatcattttgtttttggttttttatttttaaaaaattaagcatatttcctCCCAATTTTGATTtgcattttttctaaaatacaaTAGTTTAATttatagtcaaatttaaaaaacaaaatcaagttgtttaaaatttacatttttagtttttcaaattttggctttattttttaaactatcagtaaaaagtagataacaaataaagaaatttggagatggaagtagtgtaacttaattttcaaatcttttgaAGATTCTAAGTCGGGTTGTAACATATAATTTTTCTAATCatctagttaaaaaaaaaaaaatcaataataaatttacttaaaaagaaaaagggaatagCTTAGCTTTATATTTAAACCTTTTTCATTGCTTACCTTCCATTTTGGAAAGATGTTTCCTCAGTTTTCCTTCACAGCCTCTGCAATGCAATGATACCCTCAAAACCACAACTTGAGAGTGAGAGATCAccttaattaaacacatacatacaaaaattaaaaataaataataaataaataaataaataaaataaaataaaattacaaatttcttttacacaattctatttcaaaatcatgaaaaattattttaaattacaaaattattgaaaatatttacagataataacaaaatatcacatgtgatagactgcgatagactactatatgTATTTATCATAATACAGATAATAGTCTATCACGGTCTATTGTAGATAAACaatgaaattttactatatttgtaaatattttgattcatttttcttatatttaaaaacatctCATTCATGgcattataattatttttaagttaAAGTTATCATTTTGGTGCCTATATTTTACCGTTTGTTTTAAGTTTAGTCTTTAtttcaaatgtctaattttagttcatttacttttaataaatcttaaatttagttcataCTACTAGTTTATTGAGGATTTTCtaattactttttatttttattagaactttcactataaattttgaaaacatagtcACATGTCGTATTTCtttgaataaaaattattatgattatttaatcaatttcaacaaaaaaaataacttcGAATGTCtaaatttagatttattttaaagtACATGAACTAAAATGGATATTTGGAAATACatcaaattgaacaaatttcaaagtacagagaccaaaatgatattttaacctattGCAAAAGTTTGCTTAGGTAATCGTGTGGACTACTCTAGGTTTTTGATAAATAAGAGAGAGgaatagaaaatttttaaattataaa
The nucleotide sequence above comes from Benincasa hispida cultivar B227 chromosome 3, ASM972705v1, whole genome shotgun sequence. Encoded proteins:
- the LOC120074655 gene encoding uncharacterized protein LOC120074655 isoform X1, with the protein product MIRHSHYNVDRSSIERLPLRAVTGNSKNEKQRNLPTMGSDSTSCSSGVTEEDSFTRELGWRSSKGSFGAPVKKLLADEMLKETEIKKRSPGVIAKLMGLDGMPSTRCAYNRQKCPSEGSSPRCISKEKVGRRGTYFDGQMTRRSSKDQQEFKDVFEVLETSKTGQSRNPDQRTPNFVVTESEMAFIRHKFLDAKRLSTDEKSQDSREFHDALDALESNRDLLLKFLHQPGSLFTRHLHDLQDAGSCSSRGCLPAIESLDNRKCDYPGFRGNPDWGTPPKNSSKSNHNQRGGHSSYSDSSFSAHSTKSSKILERNDELDHLPTRIVVLKPNIGKVQNARNIVYQSHSFQECSDLGELKTVERTNKEFRGKKDSLDKKVVSRRSYKESKEIPNGKTRQMRNEVSTPPMNITCSSFQGYAGDQSSCSLSGNESAEEPVVRTVNIKSSSNLNMGYRQSSSRHKESSISREAKKRLTARWRSSRNSEDKGVGRGSTLADMLAANAKEATLADSYAQITKGFPDKFSNDVQPDKEVEPLGISSNDGWKDECSKLTRSRSLPASSIGFGSPKIMHRSHKQHLISRERKQENNKAVKVNFDQRERLPCQKPTSSFRDSNDMLMQTPGNPISMNTCSLDNSSSKMASTEFEASCSYVDRSPISQSVEDDGDACTMTFPETPDHLELETSEYISRVGNSYVDHQDNVIQEEGASVESPAPLHKSVPALESPASSKEADQPSPVSVLEPAFGDDLSSCSECFESVSADLQGLRMQLQLLKFESEAFTERPMLVSSDEDATELASELPDEEGVLLRTNDSWEFSYLLDILNNAGLNDNAKAGALLATLHTSDCPIDPKMFEQLEEKHSLASSMTRSDRRLLFDRINSGILTIGQQFIDPQPWVRRPSKTKLARKWMMKNELQNKLCKFLDTQIVKNDVVEEESEWQDLGDEIDVIGKEIEMLMLNELLAEVVTM
- the LOC120074655 gene encoding uncharacterized protein LOC120074655 isoform X2 — translated: MIRHSHYNVDRSSIERLPLRAGNSKNEKQRNLPTMGSDSTSCSSGVTEEDSFTRELGWRSSKGSFGAPVKKLLADEMLKETEIKKRSPGVIAKLMGLDGMPSTRCAYNRQKCPSEGSSPRCISKEKVGRRGTYFDGQMTRRSSKDQQEFKDVFEVLETSKTGQSRNPDQRTPNFVVTESEMAFIRHKFLDAKRLSTDEKSQDSREFHDALDALESNRDLLLKFLHQPGSLFTRHLHDLQDAGSCSSRGCLPAIESLDNRKCDYPGFRGNPDWGTPPKNSSKSNHNQRGGHSSYSDSSFSAHSTKSSKILERNDELDHLPTRIVVLKPNIGKVQNARNIVYQSHSFQECSDLGELKTVERTNKEFRGKKDSLDKKVVSRRSYKESKEIPNGKTRQMRNEVSTPPMNITCSSFQGYAGDQSSCSLSGNESAEEPVVRTVNIKSSSNLNMGYRQSSSRHKESSISREAKKRLTARWRSSRNSEDKGVGRGSTLADMLAANAKEATLADSYAQITKGFPDKFSNDVQPDKEVEPLGISSNDGWKDECSKLTRSRSLPASSIGFGSPKIMHRSHKQHLISRERKQENNKAVKVNFDQRERLPCQKPTSSFRDSNDMLMQTPGNPISMNTCSLDNSSSKMASTEFEASCSYVDRSPISQSVEDDGDACTMTFPETPDHLELETSEYISRVGNSYVDHQDNVIQEEGASVESPAPLHKSVPALESPASSKEADQPSPVSVLEPAFGDDLSSCSECFESVSADLQGLRMQLQLLKFESEAFTERPMLVSSDEDATELASELPDEEGVLLRTNDSWEFSYLLDILNNAGLNDNAKAGALLATLHTSDCPIDPKMFEQLEEKHSLASSMTRSDRRLLFDRINSGILTIGQQFIDPQPWVRRPSKTKLARKWMMKNELQNKLCKFLDTQIVKNDVVEEESEWQDLGDEIDVIGKEIEMLMLNELLAEVVTM